A portion of the Osmerus mordax isolate fOsmMor3 chromosome 22, fOsmMor3.pri, whole genome shotgun sequence genome contains these proteins:
- the LOC136966186 gene encoding frizzled-3-like, translating into MVNLQCSEDLRMFLCALYAPVCTEYGRVSLPCRALCQRAKRDCHKLMDMFGVSWPDEMDCSRFPDCDEPYPREVDLQTQPDPTDQSSLEVQRDYGFWCPRELKIQPDLGYSFLGTSDCSPPCPSMYFQRQELAFARYFVGVVSIVCLSATLFTFLTFLIDVTRFRYPERPIIFYAVCYMMVSLAFFLGFLLEDKVACNAASPAEYRAATITQGSHNKMCTLLFMVLYFFTMAGSVWWVILTVTWFLAAVPKWGSEAIEKKALLFHACAWGLPGTLTVTLLAMNKIEGDALAGVCFVGLYDITTLRWFVLAPLCLDVAVGVSLLLAGIVALNRVRMEIPLEKENQEKLVKFMIRIGVFSVLYLVPLLTVLACYLYEHSYRPVWETTWVQERCRDYHIPCPFQVEQTSRPDLVLFMIKYLMLLVVGIPSVFWVGSKKTCFEWASFLQGRRRKDSGVNESRQVLQEPDFAQSLLRDPHTPIIRKSRGTSTQGTSTHASSTHLAILDEPDDPGPAPSDRGPYHAPTSRSKAGSLHSKSSYHGSLHRSRDGRHTSGYRGAEERPSLHGSMPRLDHPLSTHSSVHRLDSQSRHSSQRDLSLAPPTLIIHGTGGGGADDGASA; encoded by the exons ATGGTGAACCTCCAGTGTTCGGAGGACCTGCGTATGTTCCTGTGTGCCCTGTATGCCCCTGTGTGTACAGAGTACGGCCGCGTGTCTCTGCCCTGCCGGGCGCTGTGCCAGCGCGCCAAGAGGGACTGCCATAAGCTCATGGACATGTTTGGGGTCAGCTGGCCTGACGAGATGGACTGCAGCAG gTTCCCAGACTGTGATGAGCCTTACCCCAGGGAAGTGGacctccagacccagccagACCCCACAGACCAGTCTTCTCTGGAGGTCCAGCGAGACTATGGCTTCTGGTGCCCCCGTGAGCTCAAGATCCAGCCCGACTTGGGCTACTCCTTCCTGGGCACGTCCGACTGCTCGCCGCCCTGCCCCAGCATGTACTTCCAGCGCCAGGAGCTGGCCTTCGCACGCTACTTCGTAGGCGTGGTCTCCATCGTGTGTCTCTCGGCAACCCTCTTCaccttcctcaccttcctcatCGACGTCACCAGGTTCCGCTACCCGGAGCGGCCGATCATCTTCTATGCCGTCTGCTACATGATGGTGTCACTGGCGTTCTTCCTGGGCTTCCTATTGGAGGACAAGGTGGCGTGCAACGCTGCGAGCCCTGCGGAGTACCGTGCGGCCACCATCACCCAGGGGTCACACAACAAG atgTGCACGCTGCTCTTCATGGTGCTCTACTTCTTCACCATGGCGGGCAGCGTGTGGTGGGTCATCCTCACCGTCACCTGGTTCCTGGCCGCCGTGCCCAAGTGGGGCAGCGAGGCCATcgagaagaaggccctcctgttCCACGCCTGTGCCTGGGGCCTGCCGGGCACGCTCACCGTCACGCTCCTCGCCATGAACAAGATCGAGGGCGACGCCCTCGCCGGCGTGTGCTTCGTGGGCCTCTATGACATCACCACACTGCGATGGTTCGTGCTGGCGCCGCTCTGCCTGGACGTGGCG gtgggcGTGTCTCTGCTGTTGGCGGGCATCGTGGCGCTGAACCGTGTGCGTATGGAGATCCCCCTGGAGAAGGAGAACCAGGAGAAGCTGGTCAAGTTCATGATCCGCATCGGGGTGTTCTCCGTGCTCTACCTGGTGCCCCTGCTGACCGTGCTGGCCTGCTACCTGTACGAGCACAGCTACCGGCCCGTCTGGGAGACCACCTGGGTCCAGGAGCGCTGCAGAGACTACCACATCCCCTGCCCGTTCCAG gTGGAGCAGACCAGCAGACCAGACCTGGTGTTGTTCATGATCAAGTACCTGATGCTGTTGGTGGTGGGCATCCCCTCAGTGTTCTGGGTGGGCAGCAAGAAGACCTGCTTCGAGTGGGCCAGCTTCCTCCAAGGACGCAGACGCAAAGA tAGTGGTGTGAATGAGAGCAGGCAGGTGCTGCAGGAGCCGGACTTTGCCCAGTCGCTGCTCAgggacccccacacccccatcaTCAGGAAGTCCAGGGGAACCTCCACACAG ggaaCCTCCACCCATGCCTCCTCCACTCACCTGGCCATCCTTGATGAGCCTGACGACCCAGGCCCTGCTCCTAGCGACCGTGGGCCTTACCACGCCCCCACCTCCCGCAGTAAGGCGGGCAGCCTGCACAGCAAGAGCAGTTACCATGGCAGCCTGCATCGCTCCCGAGACGGACG ACACACCTCTGGTTACCGTGGCGCAGAGGAGCGCCCCTCCCTCCATGGCAGCATGCCCCGCCTTGACCACCCACTGTCCACTCACAGCAGCGTGCACCGCCTTGACAGCCAATCACGGCACAGCAGCCAGAGAGACCTTTCCCTGGCACCACCCACCCTCATCATTCACGGGACGGGCGGCGGTGGCGCTGACGACGGAGCCAGTGCATAG
- the LOC136966464 gene encoding left-right determination factor 1-like, producing MDCIMIHLLIACAMITLTQGFSQGYLQQAMLEKLGLKEFPKIHKRDLDTLVVPTHLRNKYLSMLKMHHNRRRRSLPSLAGILKGIPGNSDISGEIVYSDATRQRLVFDMTARIPANSEVTMAELKLFKTALRKLSVAERKSRSVNNARVSVHWVEVQADGSNRTSLVDSRLVPIHKAGWQSFDVTQAVQYWSKGSRDTPLHLELWIEGERPGSYAAEMARSVRFTTHGGLDGKKGNPELLLFTLNLEEYGSRGDCASSKNNGMCCREEHFVNFRELTWTEFWIIEPAGYQGFRCSGGCKQPKRYYGYGERRCAVTESAPLPIMYLVKKGDYTEIEVAEFPNMIVEKCGCTMDNEYT from the exons ATGGATTGTATTATGATTCATCTGCTGATCGCCTGCGCTATGATTACTCTGACTCAGGGCTTCAGCCAGGGATACCTACAACAGGCCATGCTGGAGAAACTGGGCCTGAAGGAATTCCCGAAGATCCACAAGAGGGACCTGGATACATTAGTGGTTCCAACACACCTCCGAAACAAGTACTTATCCATGCTGAAGATGCATCACAATCGGAGGCGCAGGTCCCTGCCAAGCCTAGCCGGAATACTGAAGGGCATCCCGGGAAACTCAG ATATCTCTGGGGAAATCGTCTATTCAGACGCGACCAGGCAGCGCCTCGTCTTCGACATGACCGCTAGGATCCCTGCTAACAGCGAAGTGACCATGGCCGAACTCAAACTCTTTAAGACCGCCCTTCGCAAACTGTCTGTGGCCGAGAGAAAGAGCCGGTCGGTCAATAACGCACGGGTCAGCGTGCATTGGGTCGAGGTTCAGGCAGACGGATCCAACCGAACATCGCTGGTAGATTCAAG GCTAGTTCCGATTCACAAGGCTGGGTGGCAGAGTTTTGACGTCACCCAGGCGGTGCAATACTGGTCAAAAGGCTCGCGTGACACCCCGTTGCACCTGGAGCTGTGGATTGAGGGCGAGAGACCGGGCAGTTACGCCGCGGAGATGGCCAGGAGTGTGCGCTTCACCACGCATGGGGGTTTGGATGGCAAAAAGGGAAACCCGGAGCTACTTCTTTTCACTCTCAACCTGGAAGAATACGG GTCTCGCGGAGATTGCGCATCATCAAAAAACAACGGAATGTGCTGCAGGGAAGAACATTTCGTGAATTTCCGCGAACTCACTTGGACGGAATTCTGGATTATCGAACCAGCGGGATACCAAGGCTTCCGGTGTTCCGGAGGATGCAAGCAACCCAAGCGTTACTATGGCTACGGGGAGAGGAGGTGCGCGGTGACGGAGAGTGCGCCATTGCCCATCATGTACCTGGTGAAAAAGGGAGATTACACCGAAATTGAGGTGGCCGAATTTCCCAACATGATAGTGGAAAAATGCGGGTGTACAATGGACAATGAATATACCTAG
- the jagn1b gene encoding protein jagunal homolog 1-B, which produces MASRAGPRAEGTDGSDFQHRERVASHYQMSVALKSEIRKLNIVHVLIWVLLAAQVTVSHLNLVSHSVVAAPYHWEYPYLLSILPSIFSFMALPRNNISYLVISMVSAGLFCVAPLIYGGMEMFPVAQQLLRHGKAYRFIFGFSAVSVMYLVMVIAVQVHGWQIYYSKKLLDAWFTTTQDRKKK; this is translated from the exons ATGGCCTCAAGAGCTGGCCCTCGGGCAGAGGGCACTGACGGGAGTGACTtccagcacagagagagggtggctTCACACTACCAGATGAG TGTGGCTCTAAAATCTGAAATCCGCAAGCTCAACATCGTCCATGTGCTGATCTGGGTACTTCTTGCTGCCCAGGTGACAGTGAGCCATCTGAACTTGGTGTCCCACAGTGTGGTGGCTGCACCCTATCACTGGGAGTACCCATACCTCCTCAGCATCCTGCCCTCCATCTTCAGCTTCATGGCCCTGCCACGCAACAACATCAGCTACCTGGTCATCTCCATGGTGAGCGCTGGGCTGTTCTGCGTGGCTCCGCTCATCTATGGCGGTATGGAGATGTTtcctgtggcacaacagctcctcAGGCATGGTAAAGCCTACAGGTTCATCTTTGGCTTCTCAGCTGTGTCAGTTATGTACCTGGTGATGGTCATTGCCGTCCAGGTGCACGGCTGGCAGATCTATTACAGCAAGAAGCTGCTGGACGCTTGGTTCACCACTACGCAAGATAGGAAGAAGAAGTGA
- the LOC136966056 gene encoding collagen alpha-1(VIII) chain-like, with protein sequence MPYLSAHLLVVALQLCVLNHVHGGAYYGHKQHPQQHQPLPQLPHLPLGNDGLPQQPYLGKEMPHAPYGKEMPIMPQYRKELPQLPYMGKERQPTEGKGETYPRGNKGPPPGEGPPPEGPPGVQGPPGPQGPPGLPGHGMPGPQGKPGPPGPQGYPGIGKPGFPGIPGKPGGPGLPGPKGELGPGGGDGQIGLPGPSGLPGPPGLPGIAKPGGQGLPGQPGPRGEPGHKGLPGIPGLPGPKGDKGIGLPGLPGLKGPGGPPGPSGQGGLPGVGKPGLNGLPGAPGGPGKPGPPGEPGLAGPPGEGGETGPSGLPGVGKPGPDGLPGQQGFPGGKGEKGPPGFPGGPGLPGYGKPGYPGPKGEKGHGGFPGLPGPKGDKGHVGLPGIIGPPGPNGPPGLPGPIGPPGGLGFPGPKGEGGAGGPKGPPGPIGESGPQGLPGQPGLPGEGGQPGPRGLPGPLGPKGDNGHKGLPGLPGAPGLPGPRGEGGQPGEKGYQGPKGIPGLTGPGGPIGPPGLPGPKGELGPPGKPGYPGEGKPGVPGPLGPPGKPGISGPSGQPGQRGQPGPPGPPGPPAHPPSLGQILPEVGPGLNGQKPGGYKKPKPEFGGRNGLEMPAFTAKLMKPFPPVGSPVVFDQLLYNGNQNYNPQNGVFTCSIPGIYYFAYHVHCKGANIWVALMRNNEPVMYTYDEYKKGFLDQASGSAVLPLQQGDTVHVQLPSDQAAGLYAGQYVHSSFSGYLLYPM encoded by the exons ATGCcctacctgtctgctcacctCCTGGTGGTGGCACTTCAGCTGTGTGTTCTAAACCATGTCCATGGGGGGGCATACTATGGGCACAAACAGCATCCTCAACAACACCAACCCTTGCCACAGTTACCTCATCTGCCACTTGGTAACGATGGCCTGCCACAACAACCATATTTGGGAAAGGAGATGCCACATGCACCATATGGAAAAGAGATGCCAATAATGCCCCAGTATAGGAAGGAGCTTCCCCAACTGCCATACATGGGCAAAGAAAGGCAGCCAACTGAGGGCAAAG GTGAGACGTATCCCAGAGGTAATAAGGGTCCTCCTCCAGGAGAAGGTCCTCCACCTGAGGGACCTCCAGGAGTTCAGGGTCCTCCCGGACCTCAGGGCCCACCTGGGTTGCCTGGCCACGGAATGCCCGGACCTCAGGGAAAGCCAGGCCCTCCTGGTCCTCAAGGCTATCCTGGTATAGGAAAACCTGGATTTCCTGGGATACCTGGCAAACCTGGAGGACCGGGTTTACCTGGCCCAAAGGGTGAGCTGGGACCTGGCGGGGGTGATGGACAAATTGGGTTGCCTGGTCCATCTGGTCTCCCCGGGCCCCCAGGCCTGCCAGGTATTGCGAAGCCAGGGGGCCAGGGACTTCCAGGGCAACCTGGGCCCCGAGGGGAACCTGGACATAAAGGTCTTCCTGGAATCCCCGGCCTGCCTGGGCCAAAAGGAGACAAAGGGATTGGTTTACCTGGATTGCCAGGCTTGAAAGGGCCCGGTGGACCCCCAGGACCTTCAGGTCAAGGGGGCCTTCCAGGGGTTGGAAAACCAGGTTTGAATGGACTACCAGGAGCACCAGGTGGACCAGGTAAACCTGGCCCTCCAGGAGAACCAGGATTGGCAGGGCCaccaggtgaaggaggagaaacaggacCATCTGGTCTTCCAGGTGTTGGCAAGCCTGGACCAGATGGTCTACCTGGTCAACAAGGATTTCCAGGAGGAAAAGGGGAGAAAGGCCCACCAGGTTTTCCAGGGGGGCCAGGTTTACCTGGCTATGGAAAACCAGGATATCCCGGGCCAAAAGGTGAGAAAGGACACGGTGGTTTTCCTGGTCTTCCGGGTCCAAAAGGTGACAAAGGTCATGTAGGTCTTCCAGGAATTATTGGTCCTCCAGGGCCCAACGGGCCCCCAGGCTTACCAGGTCCTATAGGACCACCTGGGGGACTTGGTTTTCCCGGGCCTAAAGGAGAAGGTGGAGCTGGGGGGCCAAAAGGGCCACCAGGTCCTATTGGTGAGTCAGGGCCTCAAGGACTTCCAGGACAACCAGGTTTACCAGGGGAGGGTGGGCAACCTGGACCAAGAGGGCTACCAGGGCCACTTGGCCCAAAAGGGGATAATGGACACAAAGGTTTGCCAGGTCTGCCGGGTGCTCCAGGGTTACCTGGACCGAGAGGTGAAGGTGGACAACCTGGTGAAAAAGGTTACCAGGGACCCAAGGGAATTCCAGGACTCACAGGTCCAGGGGGACCAATTGGACCTCCTGGTCTTCCTGGGCCAAAAGGTGAACTTGGTCCACCAGGCAAACCAGGCTACCCAGGTGAGGGGAAACCTGGAGTTCCAGGCCCTTTAGGTCCTCCAGGTAAACCTGGCATTAGTGGTCCTTCTGGCCAGCCTGGACAACGAGGACAGCCAGGTCCCCCAGGCCCTCCTGGCCCCCCTGCTCATCCACCTAGTCTTGGACAAATTCTCCCTGAAGTGGGTCCAGGTCTAAACGGTCAGAAACCAGGTGGTTATAAGAAACCAAAGCCTGAATTTGGTGGAAGAAATGGCCTGGAGATGCCTGCCTTTACGGCTAAGCTCATGAAGCCATTCCCTCCTGTTGGCTCACCTGTTGTCTTTGATCAACTTCTCTACAATGGGAACCAGAACTACAACCCCCAGAATGGGGTCTTCACCTGTAGCATACCAGGAATCTACTACTTTGCTTACCATGTGCACTGCAAAGGAGCCAATATCTGGGTAGCTCTGATGAGGAACAATGAGCCAGTGATGTACACATATGATGAGTACAAAAAGGGCTTCCTCGATCAGGCATCTGGGAGTGCTGTACTCCCCTTACAGCAAGGAGACACTGTGCATGTACAGCTTCCTTCTGACCAGGCCGCAGGACTTTATGCCGGTCAATATGTCCACTCATCTTTCTCTGGATATTTATTATACCCAATGTAA